In Pseudomonas sp. PDNC002, the DNA window CCATTCGCTGGAGTGGGCTGGCCGGCCCTGTCGATCCGCATGACGGGGAGCCGCGACTGGCCGAGCTGCTGCGCGACACCCCGGTGAACATTCTGACTTCCGGAGGTGAACGATGAAGCTGAACGAGCGCCGAATCCGCGAACTGGCCTACCAGATCTGGGAGGCCGAGGGACGCCCCGAGGGCCAGCACGAACGCCACTGGCGCATGGCGCGCAGCCTCGCGGAGAGCGAGGCTGCCAATACCGGCGGGCACGAAGAGCCGGTGAAGCCGCGCTTCGAGGGCGAGGAAGAGCCCGAAAAGCCCGCCATCCTGCAGGAGCCGCCCCGGCGCAAGGGCAGCCTGCCCGAGGCCGACCCCGAGGTGCCAGCCGAATCAGCCACGCCCGCCCCGCGCGCGCCACGCAAGCCCGCAGCCAAGACGGACAGCCCGGCCAAGGCGAGCAGCCCGGCGCAAGACGAACCGAGCGGCAAACCGCGCAAGCCGCCGGCCGCTTCCACCACCACCGACGCCAAGACACCGAAGATCAGCAAGCCCCGGGCACGCCCGGCCACACCGGAAAAGCACAAAGCCCCGAAAGACGTCTGACCCCAGGAGCCGGACATGACCCGACGAGCACATTCCCGCGTCACCGAAGGCCGCCCCTTCCCGCTCGGCGCGACCTGGGACGGGCTGGGGGTCAACTTCGCCCTCTTCTCGGCGCACGCCACCAAGGTCGAGCTGTGCCTGTTCGACGCCCAGGGCAAGCGCGAGCTGGAACGCATCGAGCTACCCGAGTACAGCGATGAAATCTGGCACGGCTACCTGCCCGATGCGCACCCCGGCCAGATCTACGGCTACCGCGTCCATGGCCCGTACGAACCGGATGCCGGGCATCGATTCAACCCCAACAAGCTGCTGATCGATCCCTATGCCCGCCAACTGGTGGGCGAGCTGAGCTGGTCGGAGTCGCTGTTCGGCTACACCATCGGCTCGCCGGACGCCGACCTCAGCTTCGACGAGCGCGACAGTGCCGCCTACGTGCCCAAGTGCAAGGTCATCGACCCCGCCTTCACCTGGGGCGAGCAGCAACCCATCCGCGTGCCCTGGAACGAGACCGTCATCTATGAAGCGCACCTGCGTGGCCTGAGCATGCGCCACCCGGACGTGCCCGAGCGCCTGCGCGGGACCTGCGCCGGGCTGATGAACAGCGAGCTGCTCCGCCACCTGCGGCAGCTTGGCGTCACCAGCCTGGAATTGCTGCCGGTGCACGGGTTCCTCGACGACAAGCACCTGCTCGAAAAAGGCATGAGCAACTACTGGGGCTACAACAGCATCGCTTTCTTCGCGCCCCAGGCACGCTACCTGGCCAGCGGCCACATCAACGAATTCAAGGAGATGGTCGCGCACCTGCATGACGCCGGCATCGAGCTGATCCTCGACGTGGTCTACAACCACACCGCCGAGGGCAACGAACTGGGCCCTACCCTGAGCATGCGCGGCATCGACAACATCTCCTACTACCGCCTGCAGGCCGACAACCGGCGCTATTACGTCAACGATTCCGGCACCGGCAACACCCTCGACCTGAGCCACCCCTGTGTGCTGCAGATGGTCACCGACTCGCTGCGCTACTGGGCCACCGAGATGCGCGTGGACGGTTTCCGCTTCGACCTCGCATCGATCCTTGGTCGCTACGCCGACGGTTTCGACGAACGCCACAGCTTCCTCGTCGCCTGCCGCCAGGACCCGGTGTTGAGCCACCGCAAGCTGATAGCCGAACCCTGGGACTGCGGGCCCGGCGGTTACCAGGTCGGCGGTTTCCCGCCCGGCTGGGTGGAATGGAACGACCGCTTCCGCGACACCGTCCGCAGCTTCTGGCGGGGTGACGAAGGCCAGTTGCCGGACCTCGCGCGGCGCCTCACCGCCTCCGGCGACCTGTATGACCAGCGCGGCCGGCGACCCTACGCGTCGGTGAACTTCATCACCGCCCACGACGGCTTCACCCTGCGCGACGTGGTCAGCTACGACCACAAGCACAACGAGGCCAACGGCGAGGACAACCGCGACGGCCACGACGACAACCGCTCGTGGAACCATGGCGTCGAAGGCCCCACCGACGACGCCGCGATTCGCCGGCTGCGGGTGCGGCAGATGAAGAACCTGCTGGCCACGCTGATCCTCTCCCAGGGCACCCCGATGCTGCTCGCCGGCGACGAGTTCAGCCGCACCCAGCAGGGCAACAACAACGTCTATTGCCAGGACAACGAGCTGGGCTGGGTGGACTGGAACCTCGACGACGAGGGCCGCGAACTGTTGGCCTTCACCCACCGCCTGGTGCGCCTGCGCCAGGCCTACCCGATCCTGCGGCGCGGGCGTTTCCTGGTCGGCGAATACAACGAGGAGCTGGGCGTGCGCGACGTCACCTGGCTCGCTGCCGAAGGCACCGAAATGACCGAGGAGCACTGGCACGACCCGCAGCGCCGCAGCCTCGGCATGCTCATGGACGGTCGCGCGCAACCCACCGGCATCCGACGCACCGGCGGCGATGCCACCCTGCTGCTACTGCTCAATGCCGGCCACGAAGACCTGGAGTTCCAGCTGCCCGAGGTGGCCCAGGGCCGCGAGTGGCAATACCTGCTCGATACCGGCGAGGACGCTCGGCAGCGCGATCGCGGCTGGGCCTTCGGCAGCGCCTATCCGCTGGGAGGACGTGCGCTGGCCCTGTTCACCCTGCGCCGCAGCGAGGACTGACCAGCGGGGCGCAATCCCTCTGAACGGCGCCGGGCCTGTCCAGTCGGAACCAGTAGGTGCCCGTGAATCGGGCGCCCCGTATCCGTCCGAAACGCCAGGAGGACAGCATGAAAATCAGCGACATCATGACCCACAGCGTCCAGACCATCCCCCCGGAAACCAGCCTCAAGGACGCCGCCACGCTGATGGCGCGCATCGACAGCGGTGCGCTGCTGGTCAACGAGGGCGACATGCTGGTCGGCATGCTCACCGACCGCGACATCACCGTCCGCGCGGTAGCCGCAGGGCTCGCCCCCGACACCCCGGTACGCCGTGTGATGAGCGGCAACGTGCACTACTGCTTCGAGGACGAAGAACTGCAGCAAGTGGCGGAGAACATGGCGGATATCCAGATGCGCCGACTCCCCGTGCTGAACCGGCAGAAGCGCCTGGTGGGCGTGGTATCCCTTGGCAACATCGCCCGCGCTCGCAGCGCACGCGCCTGCGACACCGTGCTGCGCGGCGTCGCCCACGCCCATTGACGACGGCCATGAAGGCGCTGCACATCGGCATTTCCGGCTGGCGCTACGTGCCCTGGCGCGGCGATTTCTATCCCGAAGGCCTGCGCCAGAAGGACGAGCTGCGCTACGCCTCGCGGGCGTTCGACAGCATCGAGCTGAACGGCTCGTTCTATGCGCTGCAGACGCCCGAACGCTATCGCCGCTGGGCGGCTGATACGCCGGCGGGTTTCGTCTTCAGCGTCAAGGCGCCGCGCTACATCACCCATATCAAGCGCCTGCGCGATGCCGAGGAAGGCGTCGCCAACTTCTTCGCCTCCGGGCCGCTGGAGCTGGGCGAAAAGCTCGGCCCGATCCTCTGGCAATTGCCCCCGAGCCTGAAGTACGACGCCGACACCCTGGAGGCTTTCCTCGCCCTCCTGCCCCGCTCCGCCGGCGCTGCGCTCACGCTCGCCAAGTCCGCCGCCAGCCGCACGCCGGAGCGCTGGCCCAGCGCCGTTGGCCGGCGGCCGCTGCGACATGCCATGGAAGTGCGGCACGCCAGCTTCGCCTGCGCGGCGTTCGCCCAGCAGCTGCGCCGCCATGGGGTTGCCCTGGTGTTCGCCGACGCGCCGCGCAAATGGCCCTATGGCGAAGACCTGACCGCCATGGACTTCGTCTACCTGCGCCTGCACGGTGACCAGCAGTTGTACGCCAGTGGCTATGGCGACACCGCGCTGGAGCGCTGGAGCCAGCGCATCGGTCGCTGGCAACGCGGTCTGCAGCCCGCCGACGCCAAGCTGTTCGACACCTCGACCCGCGGCGATCGCCGCCACCGCGAGGTGTTCTGCTACTTCGACAACGACATCAAGGTCCGCGCGCCCTATGACGCCAGCCGGCTCATGGCGCTGCTGGGCCTGGAACTGCCGGACCGCCAGGAACCCGGCCAACCTGCGGGAGACTGGACATGACCCAGGCTGAACCCAACCCGCTCGACCTCGACGCACCCAAGCAGCGCTCGCGGCTGCGAGTGCTGACGGTGAACACCCACAAGGGCTTCAACGCCTTCAACCGCCGCTTCATCCTCCACGAACTGCGCGACGCGGTGCGCGCGACCTCGGCGGACCTGGTGTTCCTCCAAGAAGTCCACGGCGAGCACCAGTTGCACGCCGAGCACCACCCCGACTGGCCGCAGACCCCGCAATACGAGTTCCTCGCCGACAGCATGTGGCCGGCCTTCGCCTATGGCCGCAACGCGGTCTATCCCGAGGGCCACCACGGCAATGCGCTGCTCTCGCGCCTGCCGATCCGCGCCTTCGATAACCACGACGTTTCCGTGGGTCGCCACGAGCAGCGTGGCCTGCTGCACGCACAGATCGACCTGCCCGGCGGGCAGCCGCTGCACGCCGTCTGCGTGCACCTGGGGCTGCGCGAACACCAACGGCAGAAGCAGTTGCGCCTGCTCGGTAACCTGATAGCGCGATTGCCACTGGATGCGCCGCTGGTCGTGGCCGGCGACTTCAACGATTGGCGCTGCCGGGCGACCGAACTGCTGACCGCCTACGACCTGCTGCCGGCGTTTCCGCGCGGCGGCGAACCGCGCAGCTTCCCGGCGCGCTGGCCGGTGTTGCGGCTGGACCGTATCTACGTGCGCAACCTGGGCATCACCGGCAGCGAAGTGCTCAACCGGAGGCCCTGGCCGCACCTCTCCGACCATCTGCCGCTGCTGGCCGAGGTGAGCCTGTGAACGAACGTTGGCGCGACGGAAACCAGGTCGAGCTGTTGATCAACGGCGAAGATTTCTTCCCCGGCGTGTTCCAGGCCGTCGCCGGAGCGCAGCGCGAGGTGCTGGTGGAGACCTTCATCATCCGCGACGACAAGGTCGGTCGAGAACTGCGCCAGGTCCTGATCGAGGCAGCGCAGCGCGGCGTGCGCATCGAGCTGATCGCCGATGGCTATGGCACGCCGGACCTCGACGAAAGCTACCTGCGCGGCATGCTCGATGCCGGCGTGCGGCTGCATCTGTTCGACCCGCAGCCCCTGCTGCTGGGCATGCGCACCAACCTGTTCCGCCGCCTGCACCGCAAGCTGGTGGTGGTGGATGGGCAGGTCGCCTTCGTCGGCGGAATCAACTTCTGCGCCGATCACCTGGCCGACTTCGGCACCATGGCCAAGCAGGACTACGCGGTGCAGGTCGCCGGGCCCAGCGTCGAGGACATTCGCCGCGCCTGCCTGGAACTGCTGAGCCAGTACGGCGAAGTACCCGCCGCCGATGCGGTCAGGCCTGGCGCGACGGCCGGGCCCTGCCGCACCTGCCTGGCGATTCGCGACAACCTGCAACGCCGCACCGACATCGAGCAGCACTACCTGCGTGCGATCCAGCGATCCCGCCAACGGGTGCTGATCGCCAACGCCTACTTCTTCCCCGGCTATCGCCTGTTGCGCGCCCTGCGCGATGCGGCACGGCGCGGCGTCACCGTGCGCCTGATCCTCCAGGGCCTGCCGGACATGCCGCTGGTGCGCCTGTGCAGCAAGCTGCTCTATGACACGCTGCTGCGCGACGGGGTGGAAATCTACGAATACTGCGACCGTCCGCTGCACGGCAAGGTGGCGGTGGTGGACGGTCAATGGGCCACGGTCGGCTCCAGCAATCTCGACCCGCTGAGTCTGTCGCTCAACCTGGAAGGCAACCTGATGATCGAGGATACGGCCTTCGCCACGTCGCTCGACGAACACCTGCAGACACTCTCGGACAACAGCTGCCGGCGCGTCACCCGCAAGGCCGCCCGGCGCGGCTACTGGTGGCGGGCGCCGCTGGTGTTCCTCAGCTTCCACTTCCTGCGCCACTTCCCCGCCATCGCCGGGCAACTGCCGGCGCACCGGCAAGTGCTTCACCCCGCCACGGTGGAGGAACAACCGGGTGAATCGCAGGTGCAGCCATGACCCGCAAACGTTTCTGGAAACGGGCCAACCGCGTCTTCAACGTCGCCTTGCTGGTCGCGCTGCCGGTGCTGCTGTTCCTGCTCCTGCGCGCCACCGACTGGAACGAGGTGTACCGTCTGTTGCGCGAATACCGGTTCAGTACCCTGGCCCTGGGCATGCTGATCGCCCTGTGCAGCTACGCCATCTTCAGCAGCTTCGACGTGCTCAGCCGCTACTACATCGGCCACCCGTTGCCGGTTCGACGGGTATTCACCGTGGCTTTCGTCTGCAACGCCTTCAACCTGAACCTGAGTTCCTGGGTCGGCGCCGTCGCGCTGCGCTACCGCTTGTATGGCCGGCTAGGCATGACCACGGGGGACATCACCCGCATCCTGACCTTCAGCCTGATCACCAACTGGTACGGCTACTTGCTGCTGGCCGGCGTGCTCTTCGTCTGCGGCTACCCGAACCTGCCGGACGACTGGTCCCTGGGCCAGAACGGCCTGCGCGCCATCGGCGTGCTGCTCCTGCTGCTGGGGGCCGGCTACCTGCTCGCCTGCCGCTTCGCCCGCCGCCGCGCCTGGGGCTGGAAGCGCTATCGGCTGAAATTGCCGTCCTGGCGGCTGGCCGCGTTGCAGGGCATCGCCGGCGCGAGCAACTGGTCGATGATGGCGTTGCTGATCTACTCGCTGCTGCCCGACTCGGCCAGCTACCCGGCGGTTCTCGCCACCCTGCTGATCAGCAGCATCGCCGGGGTCGTGCTGCACGTGCCGGCGGGGCTCGGGGTGATCGAGACCGTATTCATCACCGTCCTGCGCGACCACTTCTCCCGTGGCGAACTGCTGGCGGCGCTGATCGGCTACCGGGTGCTGTATTTCCTCATCCCGCTGCTGCTGGCCTGCGCGGTCTACCTGTGGCTGGAGCGCCACGCGAAAAAGCTCAAGCGCCGCACCGAACGGCGCGAGGCGGCGCGTGCTTCCTGAGAAGGTGGTTGGCAAGTGCGTGCTGGCTCGGTCCAGCCGAGGACTGTCGCGGACACCGGGAGGACTCGCGGACAAGGTCCGCTCCTACAATGTGTCGCGCGGGGACGCGCCCGGCTGATCGTGGATAAGGCCGTCCCACCCAGGAAAGCCGATGCCCTTCGTAGGAGCGGACCTTGTCCGCGAAAAGCCCAGGCACGCTACCAAGCCCTGGCGGAAAGGTCCGCCCCCCTGTGTGTCGCGCTGGGACGCGCCCGGCTGATCGTGGAAAAGGCCGTCACTCCCAGGAAAGCCGATACCCTTCGTAGGAGCGGACCTTGTCCGCGAAAAGCATCCAGGCACATTCCCAAGCCACGGCGCAGCCGACGCGCAAGCAAGCTCGCTGACAGCGTCCCAAGGCGACTCACGCCACCGCGCTGTCCACGCCGGCATCCAGGTCCACGAGCAATTCGATCATGGCCCTCGCAGCCGCCGAAAGGCGGTCGCCAGTGCGCGTGACGATGCCGCAACGCGCCTGGAGGATGTCGACATTCAGCGGCAGGTTGCGGAAGTGCAGGCGCACCAGTTCGCCGCGTTCCATCGGATCGCTCACCGCCTCATCCACCGCAATGCCGATGGCATCGGTCTGGCTGACGATGCGTACCAGGGAGGCCATGTCCTCGCACTGAATATTGGCGGTGACGTCGATCTTGCCGCTGAGGTTGGCGAGCATCTTCCGCGCGCTGGGCGGGATCAGCGTGGCGGCCAGCGGGTAGGCGAACATGTCGTTGGTGGAGAGGCTTTCCTTGGCCAGCAGCGGGTGTCCGTCGCGGCAGAAGAACAGGCCGCTGCGCGGCTTCAGCGCGCGGGTCTGGAAGTTCGGGTCGGCTTCGAAATGGCGGATGTCGGCGACGAAGAACTCGATCTCCTCGCGGCTCAGGCTGCGCGCCAGGCGCTCCCAGTTGTCCACGCCGAACTGGATGTGGATGCGCGGGTAACGCTGGACGAAGCGCGACACCGCATCCGATACCAGCTTCTGTGCCGGCGCCGGCCCGCTGCCGAAGCGCAACTCGCCCGAGTCCAGCTTGTTCAGGCGGGCAATGGCATGGCTCAGGTTGTTGGCCCCCTGCACCAGGCTCAACGCGTGCTGCAGCACCACCTGGCCCTCGGGGGTGGGGCGCAGGTCCTTGCTGCCGCGGTCCACCAGCCGGCACCCCAGTTCCTGCTCCAGGCCCTGGATGCTGCGGCTGAAAGCGGGCTGGGTGATGCCCATGGCGTCGGCGGCACGGACGAAGCTGCGGTGTTCATTCAGGGCGATGAAATAGCGGAGTTGGCGCAAATCCATGATGCATTTCCGGCATTGAAAATAGTGGGCAAAGGCATTTGCCGCTCGTTATGCGCTGGTTTTAAATGCAAGCTCTTATTCCGTCAACGAAGAATAAAACCTAGATCTATTCTTTTATGAACTAAGAATATAGCTCAGACCAGGAGTCGCCCGATGCCAGCCTTGCACCCCCTCTCCTCGCGAATGTGCCAGTCCCGCTGTCGCTGACAGCCAAACGCAACCCGCCAACACCCGGATTCGTCGTTCGCCACCACTGCGTGGCGCGGCCCCCTTTTGCCCGCGAACCGTGCGGACAGCCAAGGACACAGCATGACTTTGAGACATTCGCCTTCCCTCTTCACCCCGCGCCGGCTGCGCGCTCCGGACTACGCCGTGGTCCTGCTGCTGGCCCTGGGCGGCGCCCTGCCGGTCTTCGCCGAGGAATCCGAGGACGGCACCACCGCCAGTGAAACCATCAAGCCCGTCAGCGCCACACCCGCCAAGGCCGATGCCACCCTGGGCAAGGTCACCGTCACCGCCCGCCGCCGCGAGGAAGACTCGCAGAAGGTGCCCACGCCGATCACCGTGGTCGGCGGCGAAACCCTGGAAAGCCAGCGCGTCTACAAGGTGCAGGACCTGCAGCAGATCCTGCCCAGCGTGAACGTCGCCTTCATCCACGCGCGGCAATCGAGCATCGCGGTGCGCGGCATCGGCAACAACCCGGCCAGCGACGGCCTGGAAGGCAGTGCCGGGGTCTACCTGGATAACGTTTACCTCGGTCGCCCAGGCATGGCGGTATTCGACCTGCTGGACATCGAGCAGCTGGAGCTGCTGCGCGGCCCGCAGGGCACCCTGTTCGGCAAGAACACCACGGCCGGCGTGCTGAACATCAGCACCCGCGCGCCGACCTTCACCCCCGAGCGCAGCGTCGAGGTATCCGGTGGCCAGGATGGCTACTTCCAGGGCAAGGGCACCGTCTCTGGCGCGCTGACCGACACCCTGGCTGGACGCGTCTCGGCCTACCGCACCCGCGACGACGGCTACATCAAGAACATCCACGACGACAACTACCTCAATGGCGGCGAGCGCCAGGGCATCCGCGGGCAACTGCTGTTCAAGCCCAGCGAGGACTTCGACCTGCGTTGGATCAACGACTACAACGAGGAAGATTCCAGCAACGGCAGCATGGTGGTCTACGGCGCCGCCGACCGTTTCTGGCAGCGCGCCGCCTCGGTGGGCGCATCGCCGGTACGCGACCCGGACGACCACAAGGTCAATATCAACGCTCGCCAGCACGTCAGCGTGCACCAGGGCGGCAGCTCGGTGGAGGCCAACTGGAACCTCAACGGCGGCTACAAGCTGACCTCCATCAGCGCCTATCGCTACTGGCACTTCACCCCGGCCAACGACGAGCAGCTCAACGTCTCGGCGATCAACAACACCGGCGTGGAAGTCCACGATCGGCAGTTCTCCCAGGAAATCCGCCTGGCCTCGCCCACCGGCGGCGCCTTCGACTACGTGCTGGGCGCCTACGCGTTCAACCAGAACCTGGGCAACAAGACCTTCACCGACTACGGTCCGGTGGCGGACCGCTACCTGATCGGCAGCGACCTGAATGCGCTGAACAACACCTACTCCAAGGCCAACGGCAAGATCGAGACCGACAGCTTCGCGCTGTTCGCCCAGAGCACCTGGCACCTGACCGACAAGCTCGACTTCACCGCCGGCCTGCGCGGGACCTACGAGCAGAAGTACGCCAAGGTCCAGCGTTTCTCCCCCGAAGGCGGCGCCCCGGTCACCGGCGCCGGCGCAGTGGTGCGGCGCAACCAGTTGGGCGCCTATGACTCCGGCGACCTGAGCCTCTACAACTTCTCGCCCTCGGCGCTGTTGAGCCTCAGCTACCAGTTCACCGACGACCTGCTGGGCTATGCCTCGCTGTCCCATGGCGAGAAGTCCGGCGGCGTGAACCTCGCGGTGGCCAGTGCGCCAACGGCTGGCGCGGATTCCCTGCTGGTCGGCCCCGAGCGCGCCAACGACGCCGAGCTGGGGATCAAGTCGACCCTGTTCGACGATCGCCTGCAACTCAACGCCAACCTGTTCTGGACCGGCATCCACGGCTACCAGGCCACCACCTATTACCAGCCGGCGGGCTCCACCACCCTGGTCCAGGTCCTTTCCAACGCCGGCAGCGTGCGTTCGCGCGGCGTGGAATGGGAAGCCACCGCCCTGCCGGTGCGCGGCCTGCGGCTGAACTTCAACGGTTCCTACAACGACGTCACCTACCTGTCGTTCAAGGACGCCCCGTGCCCGGCGGAAATCTCCACCCAGGCCGGCGCGCCGGCCACCTGCGACCTCACCGGTGAGCGCGTGGTCGGAGCTTCGAAATGGATCGCCAACCTTAAAGGCGAATACGCCTGGAACCTCGACGACGGCATCCAGCCCTACCTGACCGCCAGCTACGCCTACCGCTCTTCCGCCGAAGGCACGCTGGACAACTCCGACCTCTCGAAGATCGACGGCTACGGCCTGGCGAACTTCTCCGTCGGCCTGCGCAAGGACATCGGCGACGGACAACTGGATACCTCGATCTGGCTGAAGAACGCCTTCGACAAGGACTACTACCTGGCCGCCTTCGCCAGCATCAACGGCTCCTACACCGCCTCGGTGGGGCAGCCGCGCACCCTGGGCGCCTCGGTTCGATACGACTTCTGATCCCCATCCGCCGCGCCCGAGCGCGCGGCTCTATTGCCACAGCAAGAGGACGATGAGATGAGCAACGCAGCACAAGCTATCCAGCAATCTTCAGATCAACAAAGCCTGGTCAATCTGGATATCCACCCGGTAGCCGGCCGCATCGGCGCGGAGATTCGCGGCGTGAGCCTCTCCGGCGATCTCGACGCTGCCACCATCGACGCCATCCAGGCCGCGCTGGTGAAGCACAAGGTGATCTTCTTCCGTGGCCAGACCCAGCTCGACGACCAGGGCCAGGAAGCCTTCTCCAAGCTGCTCGGCGATCCGGTGGCGCACCCCACCGTGCCGGTGCAGGAAGGCACCCACTACCTGCTGGAGCTGGACGGGGCCCAAGGCCGCCGCGCCAACTCCTGGCACACCGACGTGACCTTCGTCGACGCCTATCCCAAGGCCTCGATCCTGCGCAACGTGGTAGCACCGGAGTCCGGCGGCGACACCGTCTGGGCCAACACCGCCACCGCCTACGATGACCTGACGCCGGAACTGAAGGCGCTGGCCGACTCGCTCTGGGCCGTGCACAGCAACGAATACGACTATGCGAGCGTGCGCCCGAACGTCGACCCGGCGCGCCTGGAGGAATACCGCAAGATCTTCACGTCCACCGTCTACGAGACCGAGCATCCGGTGGTGCGCGTACACCCCATCAGTGGCGAGAAGACGCTGCTGCTGGGGCACTTCGTCAAGCGTCTGAAGGGCCTCTCGCAGCACGACTCGGCGCACCTGTTCGCCGTGCTGCAGAGCCACGTCACCCGCCTGGAAAACACCGTGCGCTGGCGCTGGCAGCCGGGCGACGTGGCCATCTGGGACAACCGCGCGACCCAGCACTACGCCGTGGACGATTACGGCACCCAGCCGCGCATCGTGCGCCGCGTGACGCTCAGCGGCGAAGTGCCGGTGGGTGTCGATGGGCAGCGCAGTCGGACGATCAAGAAGGTTTGAGCCTTTCCCCAGAGCCCCTCACCCCCGCCCTCTCCCAGGGGGAGAGGGAGTAGATCGGCGCAACGGGATAACCCGCTGCATCGGACTGCCCCCTCTCCCTCCGGGAGAGGGTTGGGGTGAGGGAAGCCCCACACTCAGGATTTTCGAGATGACCCAATCCAACGCCCTCCAACAACCCACCGCCGAACCCTTCGCCATCGTCCCCCTCGACGCCCCGCTGGGCGCCGAAGTGCGTGGCCTCGACGCCCGCGAGCCCCTGACGCCGGAACAGATCCTGGCGATCAAGCAGGCCCACCGCGAGCACCACATCCTGATCTTCAAGAACCAGGACCTGGACGACCAGCAATACCTGCGCTTCGCCACGCTGTTCGGCGCGGTGTTCCAGCCGCCGGCAGACGTCCCGGTGCTGTCCTCCGGCACCGACGGCAAAGCCCCGGATATCGTCAAGGTGGCCAACACCGAGGACGGCGAGCTGGGCAACTTCGCCCTGCCGGCCCACATCGACCATCAATGGACGCCGATTCCCTCGTCCGGCTCCTTCCTCTACGCGCTGGAAGTACCGAAGACCGGCGGCGAAACCCAATTCACCAACCTCGCCCGCGCCTATCACACGCTCGATGAAGCAACCCGCGCCGAGGTCGACCCGTTGCGCCTGATCAACTACAACCCGTTCATCCGCCTGAAGAGTGGTGGCTACAACGGTACCTTCGTGCGCTATCGCACGCCGGAGATCGAACCCATCC includes these proteins:
- a CDS encoding TauD/TfdA family dioxygenase; protein product: MTQSNALQQPTAEPFAIVPLDAPLGAEVRGLDAREPLTPEQILAIKQAHREHHILIFKNQDLDDQQYLRFATLFGAVFQPPADVPVLSSGTDGKAPDIVKVANTEDGELGNFALPAHIDHQWTPIPSSGSFLYALEVPKTGGETQFTNLARAYHTLDEATRAEVDPLRLINYNPFIRLKSGGYNGTFVRYRTPEIEPIQGTEHPLVRTHPESGRRVLFLSVHTEVEIPGADPQHGAALVEKLREHLQKPELIYSHKWSVGDIVWWDNQAVLHGRNAFPASEKRRLKRISLSGSRPF
- a CDS encoding TonB-dependent receptor, translated to MTLRHSPSLFTPRRLRAPDYAVVLLLALGGALPVFAEESEDGTTASETIKPVSATPAKADATLGKVTVTARRREEDSQKVPTPITVVGGETLESQRVYKVQDLQQILPSVNVAFIHARQSSIAVRGIGNNPASDGLEGSAGVYLDNVYLGRPGMAVFDLLDIEQLELLRGPQGTLFGKNTTAGVLNISTRAPTFTPERSVEVSGGQDGYFQGKGTVSGALTDTLAGRVSAYRTRDDGYIKNIHDDNYLNGGERQGIRGQLLFKPSEDFDLRWINDYNEEDSSNGSMVVYGAADRFWQRAASVGASPVRDPDDHKVNINARQHVSVHQGGSSVEANWNLNGGYKLTSISAYRYWHFTPANDEQLNVSAINNTGVEVHDRQFSQEIRLASPTGGAFDYVLGAYAFNQNLGNKTFTDYGPVADRYLIGSDLNALNNTYSKANGKIETDSFALFAQSTWHLTDKLDFTAGLRGTYEQKYAKVQRFSPEGGAPVTGAGAVVRRNQLGAYDSGDLSLYNFSPSALLSLSYQFTDDLLGYASLSHGEKSGGVNLAVASAPTAGADSLLVGPERANDAELGIKSTLFDDRLQLNANLFWTGIHGYQATTYYQPAGSTTLVQVLSNAGSVRSRGVEWEATALPVRGLRLNFNGSYNDVTYLSFKDAPCPAEISTQAGAPATCDLTGERVVGASKWIANLKGEYAWNLDDGIQPYLTASYAYRSSAEGTLDNSDLSKIDGYGLANFSVGLRKDIGDGQLDTSIWLKNAFDKDYYLAAFASINGSYTASVGQPRTLGASVRYDF
- a CDS encoding TauD/TfdA family dioxygenase, which produces MSNAAQAIQQSSDQQSLVNLDIHPVAGRIGAEIRGVSLSGDLDAATIDAIQAALVKHKVIFFRGQTQLDDQGQEAFSKLLGDPVAHPTVPVQEGTHYLLELDGAQGRRANSWHTDVTFVDAYPKASILRNVVAPESGGDTVWANTATAYDDLTPELKALADSLWAVHSNEYDYASVRPNVDPARLEEYRKIFTSTVYETEHPVVRVHPISGEKTLLLGHFVKRLKGLSQHDSAHLFAVLQSHVTRLENTVRWRWQPGDVAIWDNRATQHYAVDDYGTQPRIVRRVTLSGEVPVGVDGQRSRTIKKV